Proteins from a single region of Juglans microcarpa x Juglans regia isolate MS1-56 chromosome 5S, Jm3101_v1.0, whole genome shotgun sequence:
- the LOC121268448 gene encoding NAC domain-containing protein 87-like, translated as MEEAIVVNKGEDLIGLPPGFRFHPTEEEVITYYLTEKVVNSNFSASAIGEADLNKCEPWDLPKKAKMGEKEWYFFCLRDRKYPTGMRTNRATESGYWKATGKDKEIYKGKGCLVGMKKTLVFYKGRAPKGEKTNWVMHEYRLEGKFAYCNLPKSAKDEWVVCRVFHKSSGIKKASVPDALLRMDSLGDDLSSSLPSLVDPPFSNNERPGCVENNFEVIPSYFSMRENNQQQLKQQVQKIVQLPFNNSIPIATYQASLMSKPTANPFLNPGSNPPFSLHANPNLDYLHQGRASSIQSVTDIYDHGITERAILRATEANNNGKSGLERQCKVEKFSSNQSMASLSQDTGFGTDMNTEISSVVSKQLYEGSNRSYDDPLVGPIADLECLWDY; from the exons ATGGAAGAGGCAATAGTGGTAAACAAAGGAGAGGACCTCATCGGTTTGCCTCCGGGTTTTCGATTTCACCCCACGGAGGAGGAGGTTATAACTTATTATCTTACAGAGAAGGTGGTGAATAGCAACTTTAGTGCAAGTGCTATTGGCGAAGCTGATCTCAATAAGTGCGAACCCTGGGATTTACCAA AGAAAGCGAAGATGGGAGAGAAAGAATGGTACTTCTTCTGCCTGAGAGATAGGAAGTATCCAACAGGCATGCGAACGAATCGAGCAACGGAATCTGGATACTGGAAGGCCACAGGAAAGGATAAAGAGATATACAAGGGGAAAGGCTGCCTTGTTGGGATGAAGAAGACCCTTGTGTTCTATAAAGGGAGGGCTCCAAAAGGAGAGAAGACCAATTGGGTCATGCACGAGTACAGACTGGAAGGAAAATTCGCGTACTGCAACCTCCCCAAGTCTGCAAAG GATGAATGGGTTGTCTGCAGAGTTTTCCACAAGAGCTCAGGGATCAAAAAGGCCTCAGTCCCAGACGCCCTGCTGAGGATGGACTCCTTGGGGGACGATCTATCATCTTCACTCCCTTCCCTCGTGGATCCCCCATTTTCCAACAACGAAAGGCCTGGCTGTGTTGAAAACAACTTCGAGGTAATCCCCTCATACTTCTCAATGAGGGAGAACAACCAGCAGCAGCTAAAGCAGCAAGTCCAGAAGATCGTCCAGCTGCCCTTCAATAATTCTATCCCCATCGCTACTTACCAGGCTAGTCTCATGAGTAAACCCACAGCAAACCCCTTTTTAAATCCTGGTTCGAATCCTCCGTTCTCCTTACATGCAAATCCAAACCTTGATTATTTGCACCAAGGGAGGGCTAGTTCAATTCAGAGCGTCACTGACATCTATGACCATGGAATCACTGAGCGAGCTATTTTAAGAGCAACCGAAGCCAACAATAACGGAAAATCTGGCTTAGAGAGGCAGTGCAAGGTGGAGAAGTTCTCATCCAATCAGTCCATGGCCAGCCTCTCACAGGACACAGGATTTGGCACTGACATGAACACGGAGATTTCGTCTGTCGTCTCAAAGCAATTATATGAAGGAAGCAACAGATCTTACGATGATCCATTGGTTGGCCCCATTGCTGATTTGGAGTGCTTGTGGGACTACTGA